One stretch of Miscanthus floridulus cultivar M001 chromosome 18, ASM1932011v1, whole genome shotgun sequence DNA includes these proteins:
- the LOC136521714 gene encoding uncharacterized protein produces METGSSDLKIVQVHLEEYDTELAHDVFYSQDRFEEWLYATVSQFLTSKGIVKNAVAVAGMSATLYTMPPRFKRHWEECVGLNVTAKNIVPSELAMMGILKGELASIFHFVKMAVAVDNSEDSFVWKD; encoded by the exons ATGGAGACAGGAAGTTCAGACCTTAAGATTGTTCAAGTGCACCTTGAGGAATACGACACCGAATTAGCCCATGACGTCTTCTATTCTCAGGACAG ATTTGAAGAATGGTTGTATGCAACTGTATCCCAGTTCCTAACCAGTAAGGGGATTGTGAAGAAtgcagttgcagttgcaggaATGAGTGCTACTTTGTACACAATGCCCCCTAg GTTTAAACGCCACTGGGAAGAATGTGTAGGTTTAAATGTCACTGCGAAGAATATCGTTCCTTCAGAATTGGCAATGATGGGAATACTGAAGGGCGAACTGGCATCCATATTTCATTTTGTGAAGATGGCAG TGGCGGTGGATAACTCTGAAGACTCCTTTGTATGGAAGGATTAA